A DNA window from bacterium (Candidatus Blackallbacteria) CG13_big_fil_rev_8_21_14_2_50_49_14 contains the following coding sequences:
- the amrS gene encoding AmmeMemoRadiSam system radical SAM enzyme, whose amino-acid sequence MPETPAETMPIAQWWETDEKGKILCTLCPRFCRIGAGQAGFCYVRQNIEGKLYAASYGKSTGFAIDPIEKKPLNHFLPGSAILSFGTAGCNLGCRFCQNWHISKARLVEKNSVAALPEQVVALAQQHGCPSIAMTYNDPTIFGEYVIDISRLARDAGLRNILVTAGYITPEARQDIYRYIDAANVDLKAFSETFYHKLTFSHLEPVLNTLRWLKHETNIWFEITNLMIPGHNDSWDETRRMCEWILENLGPEVPLHFTAFHPDFKLQDSPRTPQETLNRARRIAQSMGIHYVYVGNVHDREGQTTFCPHCQKPLIERDWHRVLSNHLTQAQCPECHTEIAGVFTQNSPRLLKYGPNWE is encoded by the coding sequence ATGCCTGAAACACCTGCTGAAACAATGCCGATTGCCCAATGGTGGGAGACCGATGAGAAAGGAAAAATCCTGTGCACGCTCTGTCCCCGTTTCTGTCGTATCGGAGCCGGTCAGGCGGGTTTTTGTTATGTTCGTCAGAATATTGAGGGCAAACTGTATGCCGCCTCCTATGGAAAATCGACGGGTTTCGCGATTGACCCCATCGAAAAAAAACCCCTGAATCATTTTTTACCTGGCAGCGCCATTCTCAGTTTTGGTACAGCAGGCTGCAATCTTGGCTGCCGTTTTTGTCAAAACTGGCATATTTCCAAGGCACGTCTGGTCGAAAAGAACAGTGTCGCCGCATTGCCTGAACAGGTGGTGGCCCTGGCCCAACAACACGGCTGTCCCAGCATTGCCATGACCTACAATGATCCCACCATTTTTGGAGAGTATGTCATCGATATTTCTCGCCTGGCAAGGGATGCTGGCCTGCGCAATATTCTGGTCACCGCTGGCTATATTACGCCTGAGGCCCGGCAAGACATCTACCGCTATATTGATGCCGCCAACGTCGATCTCAAGGCTTTCAGCGAGACCTTTTACCACAAACTTACCTTTTCACATCTCGAACCCGTTCTCAATACCCTGCGCTGGTTAAAACACGAAACCAATATCTGGTTTGAAATTACCAATTTGATGATTCCGGGTCACAATGACAGCTGGGATGAAACCCGGCGCATGTGTGAATGGATTCTTGAAAACCTGGGACCGGAAGTGCCCCTTCATTTTACGGCCTTTCACCCCGATTTTAAACTTCAGGATTCGCCGCGTACCCCTCAGGAAACCCTCAACCGCGCGCGCAGAATTGCGCAGAGTATGGGAATCCATTATGTTTATGTAGGCAATGTGCATGATCGGGAAGGCCAAACAACCTTTTGCCCACATTGCCAAAAACCCCTGATAGAAAGAGACTGGCATCGGGTTTTGAGCAACCATTTAACCCAGGCACAATGCCCAGAGTGTCATACCGAAATCGCTGGGGTTTTTACCCAAAACAGCCCACGCCTGCTTAAATACGGCCCAAATTGGGAATAA